In one Candidatus Nitronereus thalassa genomic region, the following are encoded:
- the pal gene encoding peptidoglycan-associated lipoprotein Pal, which produces MQREFPENGVCHSGVQNGGRGIVVGNWCLPLLFLFGLLTGCETTGQVRSITDEDIPATRIIPPVVKEEPVLENVVDEPKDLPTLAESVTPSETIQQELIEAASPEQLPEAMETAPVKPLSPPKDLPLATPHTPESLESTVAPPSEPIQPKTLQDVYFDFDQATILSSAKIVLQTNARLLQTHFQHLNILIEGHCDERGSVEYNLVLGVRRAQAVQTYLRDLGIPQSRIRIVSYGKERPVCSEQHERCWQKNRRAHFVLR; this is translated from the coding sequence ATGCAAAGAGAATTTCCAGAAAACGGCGTGTGCCACTCAGGTGTGCAAAATGGTGGGAGAGGTATCGTTGTGGGGAACTGGTGTTTGCCGCTGCTCTTCTTGTTTGGCCTCTTGACCGGCTGTGAAACAACAGGACAAGTCAGAAGCATAACTGACGAAGACATTCCTGCAACGAGGATTATCCCTCCGGTTGTGAAAGAAGAACCTGTTCTCGAAAATGTGGTTGATGAACCTAAGGATCTTCCTACATTAGCCGAATCCGTCACTCCATCAGAAACTATACAACAAGAGCTCATTGAGGCGGCTTCTCCAGAGCAGTTACCAGAGGCCATGGAAACGGCGCCTGTCAAGCCTTTGAGTCCTCCTAAAGACCTCCCATTGGCAACTCCTCACACTCCAGAATCTTTAGAATCTACTGTGGCTCCTCCCTCCGAACCTATTCAACCCAAAACTCTTCAGGATGTCTATTTTGATTTTGATCAGGCGACGATCTTGAGTTCGGCCAAGATTGTTCTCCAGACCAATGCTAGGCTTCTGCAAACGCATTTCCAACATTTGAATATTCTCATTGAAGGACATTGTGATGAACGAGGGTCGGTGGAATATAATTTGGTGTTGGGAGTCAGGCGGGCCCAGGCGGTACAGACATATTTGAGAGACTTAGGAATTCCACAATCACGGATTCGTATTGTGAGTTATGGGAAAGAACGTCCGGTGTGCTCAGAGCAACACGAGCGGTGTTGGCAGAAGAATCGGCGAGCGCATTTTGTTCTTCGATAG
- a CDS encoding helix-turn-helix transcriptional regulator yields the protein MDIMESNGSSIETDALVALEEKGLTRREVEVLEWVARGKTNNEIGLILSISPRTASKHLEHIYTKLGVESRTAAVVQFLEMIQHSREVRTARVNHHLSNPISHHS from the coding sequence ATGGATATCATGGAGTCAAATGGATCATCAATTGAAACAGATGCTCTCGTCGCCCTTGAAGAAAAAGGATTGACTCGGCGCGAGGTAGAAGTACTTGAATGGGTCGCTCGTGGAAAAACCAACAACGAAATTGGTCTCATCCTTTCAATTAGTCCACGAACTGCGTCAAAACACTTAGAGCATATTTATACAAAACTCGGAGTCGAATCACGGACTGCCGCCGTCGTACAGTTTCTGGAAATGATTCAGCACAGTCGAGAAGTAAGAACGGCAAGAGTAAATCACCACTTGTCCAACCCTATCTCCCATCATTCCTAA
- a CDS encoding AAA family ATPase, which translates to MKRFSPALASVLEDERANLQSSSIFVDLAVSNTVARAAFESVIKECTDFRILKLSEQVAPQVTILEVNSDPQRALATIQSLDQSPHASEYFLTGESPDSAVLLEALRVGVKEFFPLPVDRDAVRQALKRYGEARASAPCHDLQRSGQLVSVMGSSGGLGTTSLAVNLAVSLKARETGKSVVLVEVDQQNGNLPAYLDLTPSYSFQDINSDLLRLDDALVRKFLLDHSSGIQVLPSGYNNLRSGQLNPVGVKHTMELLALLFDYVIVDIGHTLDAPAREALSLSNLILLVSTLQVPVVHRTQGLLQEFVRQGIEGAVELVMSRYCNEEEDLIEETESVLGHGIDWRIPENSMPSRHSINQGTPCVSLFPKTPIAKSYAELASRIAGRAISNLPAQGPSYGHFQKLLQFGRAKLNLAKAS; encoded by the coding sequence ATGAAACGATTTTCTCCAGCATTGGCATCGGTCTTGGAAGACGAACGGGCGAATCTTCAATCTTCATCCATCTTCGTTGACTTGGCGGTGAGCAATACTGTAGCCAGGGCAGCCTTTGAGTCCGTGATCAAGGAATGCACGGACTTTCGAATTTTAAAATTGTCAGAACAAGTAGCTCCTCAGGTGACGATCTTAGAAGTGAATTCCGATCCTCAACGAGCTCTCGCTACAATTCAATCTTTGGACCAGAGCCCACATGCGAGCGAATATTTTTTAACTGGAGAGTCCCCAGATTCGGCAGTGTTATTAGAGGCCCTTCGGGTTGGAGTCAAAGAATTTTTCCCATTACCAGTTGATCGTGATGCAGTGCGTCAGGCCTTGAAACGATATGGCGAGGCCAGGGCTTCCGCGCCGTGTCATGACCTGCAACGTTCTGGGCAATTGGTGAGTGTGATGGGCAGCAGTGGAGGGCTTGGCACCACAAGTTTGGCTGTCAATCTAGCGGTGTCTTTAAAAGCTCGCGAAACAGGAAAATCCGTAGTGTTGGTCGAAGTGGACCAGCAGAACGGTAACCTTCCAGCCTACTTAGATCTTACACCATCCTACAGCTTTCAAGATATTAATAGTGACCTTCTTCGCTTGGATGATGCATTGGTGCGGAAATTCCTCTTGGATCATTCATCAGGAATTCAAGTGCTTCCCTCCGGGTACAACAATCTTCGCAGTGGCCAGCTTAATCCTGTTGGAGTCAAACACACCATGGAATTGCTTGCGCTGTTGTTTGATTACGTGATCGTGGATATCGGTCATACGCTGGATGCTCCAGCTCGAGAAGCCTTGTCCTTGTCAAATCTCATCCTGCTCGTTTCTACACTTCAAGTTCCCGTGGTTCATCGCACTCAAGGACTTCTCCAAGAATTTGTACGCCAAGGAATTGAAGGGGCCGTGGAATTGGTGATGAGTCGGTACTGCAATGAGGAAGAGGACCTGATTGAAGAGACAGAGTCCGTCCTTGGGCATGGCATAGATTGGCGTATTCCAGAAAATAGCATGCCTTCTCGTCATTCGATTAATCAGGGGACTCCCTGCGTTTCTTTGTTTCCAAAGACACCGATCGCCAAAAGCTATGCTGAATTAGCAAGCCGAATAGCTGGCCGAGCTATTTCGAATCTACCGGCGCAAGGCCCGTCTTACGGACATTTCCAAAAACTTCTTCAATTTGGACGGGCCAAATTGAATTTAGCGAAGGCGTCTTGA
- a CDS encoding CpaF family protein: MFSLLSDHNGHDEGLPPLGVALGNLKTRLHRQVVETLDLSVISRMDATLAKFEVSQVVERILDRERIPLNRKEREQLIVDIHHEVMGLGPLEPLLHDPTVNDILVNGAHQVYVERRGRLELSDVQFRSEAHLRKIIERIVSAVGRRIDESSPMVDARLADGSRINAIIPPLALDGACLSIRRFMKDKLQVEDLIAHRALTPEMVHVLEGAVKARLNILVSGGTGSGKTTLLNVLSGYIPAEERIVTIEDSAELQLRQKHVVRLETRPGNIEGKGEVTQRELVKNCLRMRPDRIVLGEVRGNETLDMLQAMNTGHDGSLTTIHANSPRDALARVETLVSLAGLNISTKALRQYISSALDVVVQMTRFSDGTRRVTSLQEITGMEGETVTMQEIFRFEQTGLDSAHRTQGRFVSTGVRPRFMDQLKIIGMDEPMGLFNPNHISTV; this comes from the coding sequence ATGTTTTCACTCCTTTCAGACCACAATGGCCACGATGAAGGACTGCCTCCTCTCGGTGTGGCATTAGGGAATCTCAAAACCCGGCTCCATCGACAAGTCGTGGAAACATTGGATCTGTCAGTCATTTCTCGAATGGATGCCACATTGGCCAAATTTGAAGTGAGTCAGGTGGTCGAGAGGATTCTCGACCGCGAACGAATTCCGTTGAATCGTAAAGAGCGAGAGCAACTCATCGTGGATATTCACCACGAAGTCATGGGTCTAGGTCCATTGGAGCCGCTTCTCCATGACCCCACGGTCAATGACATTTTGGTGAATGGGGCTCACCAGGTGTATGTGGAGCGGCGGGGAAGGTTGGAATTGAGCGACGTCCAGTTTCGAAGCGAAGCGCATCTACGAAAAATTATCGAACGGATTGTGTCGGCGGTAGGGCGACGTATCGATGAGTCCTCCCCGATGGTCGATGCCCGGTTGGCAGATGGGTCACGTATCAACGCCATTATCCCGCCCTTGGCGTTGGATGGTGCCTGTCTGTCCATTCGGCGATTCATGAAAGACAAGTTGCAAGTGGAAGACCTGATTGCGCATCGAGCCCTAACTCCAGAAATGGTCCATGTGTTGGAAGGAGCGGTGAAGGCTCGACTGAATATTCTGGTCTCAGGGGGCACGGGTTCGGGAAAGACGACGTTGTTGAATGTGCTATCGGGCTATATTCCCGCAGAGGAACGCATCGTCACGATCGAGGACTCGGCGGAACTTCAGTTACGACAAAAACACGTGGTTCGATTGGAGACTCGGCCAGGAAATATTGAAGGAAAGGGAGAAGTCACCCAGCGTGAATTAGTGAAAAATTGTTTGCGCATGAGACCAGATCGGATCGTGCTTGGTGAAGTCAGAGGGAATGAAACCCTGGACATGTTGCAGGCGATGAACACAGGTCATGATGGGTCATTGACTACGATTCATGCGAATTCGCCACGAGATGCCTTGGCCCGTGTGGAAACGTTAGTGTCCTTAGCCGGGTTGAATATCTCGACGAAAGCCCTTCGGCAATATATCAGCTCGGCGTTGGATGTCGTGGTTCAAATGACAAGATTTTCAGATGGTACGCGGCGGGTGACCAGTCTCCAGGAGATTACTGGGATGGAAGGTGAAACCGTGACCATGCAGGAAATTTTCAGATTTGAACAAACTGGTCTTGATTCGGCCCATCGCACACAAGGACGGTTTGTGTCCACAGGAGTGCGACCACGATTCATGGATCAATTGAAAATAATTGGGATGGATGAGCCAATGGGTCTCTTTAATCCAAATCATATTTCCACCGTGTGA
- a CDS encoding Flp family type IVb pilin, with translation MLNFVKQFIEDEEGASAVEYGLLVALMAAAVTAAVGILGPGLSTTFQGVVDSMTSATTPAPAPPTTPTS, from the coding sequence ATGTTGAATTTCGTAAAACAATTCATTGAAGACGAAGAGGGAGCCTCGGCCGTGGAATATGGTCTATTAGTCGCATTGATGGCAGCTGCGGTGACAGCCGCAGTGGGAATTCTTGGCCCTGGACTTTCGACCACCTTTCAAGGTGTTGTTGATTCGATGACTTCTGCAACCACTCCTGCTCCTGCTCCCCCCACTACTCCTACTTCGTAG
- a CDS encoding pilus assembly protein, with translation MGRQGNSRFDGGQSTIEMALLLLPFLLMVLAVIEFGWYFLHQHTLQFATREGMRLALVGEQLQDSQGKLLTREASIIQTVKDYASGVMEGEHLQVWIFQVTSTYDDPHGWETQAPVAGEPGQYMRVKVRHEHRFVTELIAGFFPNKSTFPMWAEGTFRNELFDPVS, from the coding sequence ATGGGTCGTCAAGGAAACAGTAGGTTCGATGGTGGTCAATCCACCATAGAGATGGCTTTGTTGCTCTTGCCGTTTTTGCTCATGGTGTTAGCCGTGATTGAGTTTGGTTGGTACTTTCTGCATCAACATACCCTGCAGTTTGCCACACGAGAGGGGATGAGGCTGGCGCTGGTCGGTGAGCAGCTCCAAGACAGCCAAGGGAAACTGCTGACTCGAGAGGCATCCATCATTCAGACCGTGAAGGATTACGCATCAGGAGTGATGGAAGGTGAACACCTTCAGGTGTGGATCTTTCAGGTGACGAGTACCTACGATGATCCCCATGGGTGGGAGACACAGGCGCCAGTGGCTGGGGAACCTGGACAATATATGCGAGTCAAAGTGCGGCATGAACATCGTTTTGTGACCGAATTGATTGCCGGATTTTTCCCCAATAAGTCCACCTTCCCGATGTGGGCTGAGGGTACCTTTCGCAATGAATTGTTCGATCCAGTGTCATGA
- a CDS encoding pilus assembly protein: MKISRLQQQEGLATLEFSMMATVLLTLAWAVIEFGSLLQAQAVVTNVTREGGSLASRDLKTGPELFLLLERSSSPLEFEQHPHQFKMFLARVQAGISSESPDPTCTVYEHGALNSPNVVSPATHPHCGLTPALYEWLQFKEQAQASAVPQLTVVSVYYAHQPLTPLDGFLSLKENGGLLTVDLDQDSVKDSILIQSQAIF, from the coding sequence ATGAAAATTTCTCGACTACAGCAACAGGAAGGATTGGCCACTTTGGAGTTTTCCATGATGGCCACCGTGTTGCTGACCTTGGCCTGGGCGGTAATCGAATTTGGTTCTTTGCTTCAGGCTCAGGCGGTGGTGACAAACGTGACCAGGGAAGGGGGCTCTCTGGCATCAAGGGATCTGAAGACTGGGCCTGAATTGTTTTTGTTGCTCGAACGGTCAAGTTCCCCATTGGAGTTTGAACAACATCCTCATCAATTCAAAATGTTCCTCGCACGTGTCCAAGCGGGTATTTCATCAGAATCTCCAGATCCCACATGTACCGTGTATGAGCACGGAGCTTTAAACAGTCCTAACGTCGTGTCCCCAGCGACTCACCCGCATTGCGGTCTCACTCCGGCATTATATGAGTGGTTGCAATTTAAAGAGCAGGCACAGGCTTCCGCGGTTCCTCAGTTAACCGTCGTCAGTGTGTATTATGCGCATCAGCCCTTGACGCCTCTCGATGGGTTCCTCTCGCTGAAAGAAAATGGTGGTCTGTTAACTGTGGATCTCGACCAAGATTCAGTGAAGGATTCTATCCTTATCCAGAGTCAGGCTATTTTTTAG
- a CDS encoding VWA domain-containing protein, giving the protein MSSRIPFTQSALTNQRGNFLVMASLTLTMVIGFVVLGVEVGRWYVVRAELSKSVDAIALLGAQHLSNPHLSLPVLVQEMGRANFQPGFLGTDGPAVFAEEVQSDGTIQVTGYTSVINMMASVLETPKNKGAYKRQTVGSLGVAQQQPVEIVLILDRSASMSSTFNPLNPASRFSQPPIEDLKIAAINFLEFFTATQETDQMALITFGTNVKVDVSMGSDFVGPMSDVIYELEANGSTNTEDALHQASGPAGFSEYLTTPAEHRAQQYVVLFSDGSPTAFRAPEAYPFMREGQTIDDAVVTTRSSNTTTLFDADTGEPLGIYQYQMGDGETLGMTQCATGSPAVAYLTTKWGVLEDPVYGIHSYEPIANVDPEACAGVIPVMLGSYVQHTARQMAIDRAQALKDRGVRIYIVGLGAIDQAFLSEVASGKDFEFYTSDPTGLTQIFQQIATNIKLRLVR; this is encoded by the coding sequence ATGTCTAGCCGAATTCCCTTTACTCAGTCAGCTCTCACGAACCAACGAGGAAATTTTCTTGTGATGGCGTCTCTGACTCTGACCATGGTCATTGGGTTTGTCGTGTTAGGAGTCGAAGTGGGGCGTTGGTATGTGGTACGGGCCGAACTCTCAAAATCAGTGGATGCGATTGCGTTGTTGGGGGCTCAACATTTGTCCAACCCTCATTTGAGCCTACCAGTACTTGTGCAAGAAATGGGGAGGGCAAATTTTCAGCCAGGGTTTTTGGGCACAGATGGCCCAGCGGTGTTTGCCGAAGAGGTTCAATCTGATGGAACGATTCAGGTCACAGGCTACACCTCGGTCATCAACATGATGGCCTCAGTGCTTGAAACTCCAAAAAACAAAGGCGCGTACAAAAGGCAAACGGTTGGATCATTAGGAGTGGCACAACAGCAGCCTGTGGAAATTGTCCTAATCCTAGATCGCTCGGCTTCCATGAGTTCAACATTTAATCCCCTAAATCCCGCGTCTCGATTTTCTCAACCCCCTATCGAAGATCTGAAAATAGCAGCCATCAACTTTTTAGAATTTTTTACCGCCACTCAAGAGACTGATCAAATGGCCTTGATCACCTTTGGAACGAATGTGAAGGTGGATGTTTCCATGGGGTCTGATTTTGTCGGGCCGATGTCGGATGTCATTTATGAATTGGAAGCGAATGGCTCGACGAATACAGAGGATGCATTGCATCAAGCCTCCGGCCCTGCAGGGTTTTCAGAATATCTCACGACTCCAGCCGAGCACCGAGCACAGCAATATGTGGTGTTGTTTTCCGATGGGTCCCCGACGGCGTTTCGTGCACCAGAGGCTTACCCCTTTATGAGAGAAGGACAGACGATCGATGATGCGGTTGTGACAACGAGGTCGAGCAATACCACGACCTTGTTCGATGCCGACACTGGGGAACCACTCGGAATCTATCAGTACCAAATGGGAGATGGCGAGACTCTTGGAATGACCCAATGTGCAACCGGGAGCCCAGCTGTCGCCTATCTGACCACGAAATGGGGCGTGTTGGAAGATCCGGTGTATGGGATTCACAGCTACGAACCCATAGCCAACGTCGATCCTGAAGCTTGTGCAGGTGTCATCCCTGTAATGTTGGGGAGCTATGTGCAACATACCGCTCGGCAAATGGCTATAGATCGCGCGCAAGCGCTGAAAGATCGAGGGGTGAGGATTTATATTGTTGGATTGGGGGCAATCGATCAAGCTTTTTTGTCTGAGGTCGCCAGCGGAAAAGATTTCGAATTTTATACTTCAGATCCAACTGGGCTCACCCAGATTTTTCAGCAGATCGCGACAAATATTAAACTTCGATTGGTTCGGTAA
- a CDS encoding HEAT repeat domain-containing protein encodes MRIVLPYLLLVFTLLSAVNPPEPFARRNAHTPEQIERLKTAQTIHIHTLALTEKGRANSETIHRAISDRVKSFGLTVVDSPTQPHDAVLKVKCEERRSIVAMTKIGGDADQPGSPSRHWKGPACQFSYSIEGQVGPWRQEVRTTFEDSWEAAQTNGHKDSGLYALEQLTDVLKDDDFALELLSEWKQADRLASLLTSPDSSLATKHTILKLAKKAPGPPMLQALQTTMAQKDLAPDATQAMGFMGTAATPILLDLLQHSDSDEIKALAAHALGEIGTRSGDMTILPPLLAMVDSPTIDLQVQTEIVKTLGKIPDQRSVGPLKTLGVKTWTSRSNDPRMQELREAIDMSLWQISPNPHSE; translated from the coding sequence ATGAGGATTGTGTTGCCGTATCTTTTGCTCGTTTTCACCTTGTTATCGGCGGTGAACCCCCCGGAACCCTTCGCGCGACGCAACGCGCACACACCTGAACAAATAGAACGCTTAAAAACCGCTCAAACGATTCACATCCACACTCTCGCCCTTACTGAAAAAGGGCGAGCAAATAGCGAGACGATTCATCGTGCAATCTCTGATCGCGTGAAATCCTTTGGACTCACGGTGGTCGATTCACCAACCCAACCGCATGATGCCGTGCTCAAGGTGAAATGCGAGGAGCGCCGGTCCATCGTGGCTATGACCAAAATCGGTGGGGATGCGGATCAACCCGGCAGCCCCTCTCGGCATTGGAAAGGGCCGGCTTGTCAGTTTTCCTACAGCATTGAAGGTCAGGTCGGACCCTGGCGGCAGGAGGTTCGCACCACATTTGAAGATTCGTGGGAAGCTGCCCAAACCAATGGACACAAGGACTCCGGGCTCTATGCATTGGAACAACTCACCGATGTGCTCAAAGACGACGATTTTGCCCTCGAACTTTTGTCCGAGTGGAAACAGGCTGATCGTTTGGCCTCATTGTTGACTTCACCTGACAGTAGTCTGGCCACCAAACACACGATTCTCAAGCTTGCAAAAAAAGCGCCTGGTCCCCCGATGCTGCAGGCGTTGCAAACCACCATGGCACAAAAAGATCTCGCACCGGATGCCACGCAAGCGATGGGCTTTATGGGAACCGCCGCCACTCCGATTCTTTTGGACCTCCTCCAACATTCGGATTCCGATGAAATCAAAGCCCTCGCCGCGCATGCTTTAGGTGAGATTGGCACTCGAAGCGGTGACATGACCATTCTCCCACCCTTGCTTGCGATGGTGGATTCCCCAACGATCGATCTTCAGGTTCAGACTGAAATTGTCAAAACCCTTGGGAAAATACCTGATCAACGATCAGTTGGTCCTCTGAAAACGCTTGGCGTCAAGACGTGGACCTCTCGATCGAATGATCCACGCATGCAAGAACTTCGGGAAGCGATTGATATGAGTTTATGGCAAATCAGCCCCAATCCCCATTCCGAGTGA
- a CDS encoding STAS domain-containing protein yields MVISEQQVNNEVIIETIVGRFDQNARQEYKWRMDLAINAGYRHVILDVTEVTFIDSAALGWLVLSQRKLNRVQGRMSLIVQDGIVRDILNITEVGDWIPVFRTQQEALKAKWEKS; encoded by the coding sequence ATGGTGATTTCTGAACAACAGGTGAACAATGAAGTCATCATTGAGACGATCGTCGGACGGTTCGATCAGAATGCTCGACAAGAATATAAGTGGCGAATGGATTTAGCCATCAACGCCGGATATCGCCATGTCATTTTGGATGTCACGGAGGTGACCTTTATTGATAGTGCGGCCCTGGGATGGCTGGTGCTCTCTCAACGAAAATTAAATCGGGTACAGGGAAGAATGAGTCTGATTGTGCAGGACGGGATTGTGCGGGATATTCTGAATATTACGGAGGTGGGGGATTGGATCCCTGTCTTTCGCACCCAACAAGAAGCCCTCAAGGCTAAGTGGGAGAAATCATGA
- a CDS encoding PilZ domain-containing protein — MKSERRKTPRVETLSEKFPSAEVRASHNQSIVAKCLNLSRHGALLELDRRGTVRFRVDEQVSVKLRLPQDVVWVAGIVRHCYGSRLGVFFPAGVGKALNSPTHISRKASQLATHRRAPQEILQAL; from the coding sequence ATGAAAAGTGAACGACGAAAAACTCCACGCGTTGAGACTCTTTCCGAGAAGTTTCCTTCCGCAGAAGTTCGAGCGAGCCATAATCAGTCCATCGTGGCCAAATGCCTCAACCTTAGCCGTCATGGGGCCCTTTTGGAATTAGATCGTCGTGGAACAGTCCGTTTTCGTGTTGATGAGCAAGTGTCAGTGAAGCTCCGTCTTCCGCAAGACGTCGTGTGGGTGGCAGGAATCGTTCGCCATTGTTATGGCTCAAGGCTCGGAGTATTTTTCCCTGCCGGAGTAGGAAAGGCACTGAACAGTCCCACTCATATTTCTCGCAAAGCCAGTCAGTTGGCAACCCACCGTCGCGCACCCCAAGAAATTCTTCAAGCGTTATAG
- a CDS encoding RusA family crossover junction endodeoxyribonuclease encodes MKVTPTRFVFSLPLPPSINTQYATVNGRRVLSSTGRRYKSSIAQLLLSALAQSPHRATFLHSAQSHYLALSLQFYFPSLLRRDLDGGLKIAQDAVCEAMGINDNRIAEIHLFKLLDREAPRLDCSLSTTTPAPPMSSRKRQAHRPTSNRRTRS; translated from the coding sequence GTGAAGGTCACACCAACTCGGTTTGTTTTTTCCTTGCCGCTGCCTCCTAGCATTAACACTCAATATGCCACCGTGAATGGCCGACGCGTGCTGTCTTCCACCGGGCGTCGATATAAATCTTCCATCGCACAACTGTTGCTCAGCGCCCTAGCGCAATCGCCACATCGTGCCACTTTTCTTCACTCTGCCCAATCCCACTACCTCGCGCTGTCGCTCCAATTTTATTTTCCCTCGTTGTTGAGACGAGACTTGGACGGCGGGCTGAAAATCGCCCAGGATGCCGTGTGCGAAGCCATGGGCATCAACGACAATCGCATCGCGGAAATTCACTTATTCAAATTGTTGGATCGAGAAGCCCCTCGACTTGATTGTTCATTGTCGACCACTACCCCCGCGCCCCCCATGTCCTCACGCAAACGGCAGGCCCACCGCCCGACTTCCAATCGGCGAACTCGATCGTAA
- a CDS encoding ComF family protein: MTVTSARLLHRVLHTLFPTPCLSCGEALLDNAIPYFCEPCWGTISVLPEPKCPRCHLPFSSASTLTHSPQHLCGRCRQRPPAFTKACTPYAYQGVLKDAISQFKYHGKVRLAKPLAQLMASAWDLPQSIDGIIAVPLHPTRLREREYNQSLLLAERLSHCLGLPVMWNILVRTHPTVPQTTLKRAARLKNLRKSFAVTRPEVVSGKQVLLVDDVYTTGTTINECAKTLRKAGAADVFVETLARMV; the protein is encoded by the coding sequence ATGACGGTGACTTCTGCTCGACTGTTGCATCGTGTGCTTCATACGCTTTTTCCCACTCCTTGTCTCAGTTGTGGCGAAGCGCTGTTGGATAATGCGATTCCCTATTTTTGCGAGCCTTGCTGGGGAACTATTTCTGTTTTACCTGAGCCCAAATGCCCCCGCTGCCATCTTCCGTTTTCCTCGGCATCCACACTCACTCACAGCCCTCAGCACCTTTGTGGGCGATGTCGGCAACGCCCACCCGCTTTTACCAAGGCGTGCACGCCCTACGCCTATCAGGGTGTTCTGAAGGATGCCATCAGTCAATTCAAATATCACGGCAAAGTTCGACTCGCGAAACCACTCGCGCAACTCATGGCTTCCGCTTGGGATTTGCCGCAAAGTATTGATGGGATTATCGCCGTGCCCCTCCACCCGACACGACTGAGAGAGCGGGAATACAATCAATCCCTCTTATTGGCCGAACGCTTGAGTCATTGTCTCGGCCTACCGGTGATGTGGAATATTTTGGTCCGCACGCACCCTACCGTTCCGCAAACCACATTGAAGCGAGCCGCAAGACTCAAGAACTTGCGAAAGTCTTTTGCCGTCACTCGCCCAGAGGTCGTGTCCGGGAAACAGGTATTGCTGGTGGATGATGTTTATACGACGGGGACAACGATCAATGAATGCGCGAAAACCCTTCGCAAAGCTGGAGCAGCCGACGTGTTCGTGGAAACATTGGCGCGAATGGTCTAG
- a CDS encoding ABC transporter ATP-binding protein translates to MIKLERVCKEYRRGTVVIRALDEATINIGDGEFCAVMGPSGSGKSTLLNVIAGLDTISSGEIFLDGQPVRGSSDAEWTRRRREWMGMVFQSFHLVPGLTASENVGLPLQFNGQSSTFIRQRVKEVLEMVGLGHRQNHRPSELSGGEQQRVAIARAVVHRPRVLLADEPTGNLDSHQGAEIVELLHRIAKAAGQTVILVTHSEAAARVGDTLYALQDGQLKPKSLPQLATIGGSRMESS, encoded by the coding sequence GTGATTAAATTAGAACGCGTGTGTAAGGAATACCGGCGGGGAACCGTGGTCATCCGGGCTCTCGACGAGGCCACGATTAACATTGGCGACGGCGAGTTCTGTGCTGTGATGGGACCCAGCGGAAGCGGAAAAAGCACTCTATTAAACGTGATAGCCGGGTTGGATACCATCTCATCCGGAGAAATTTTTCTGGATGGCCAGCCGGTCCGGGGAAGTTCAGATGCAGAATGGACGAGGCGACGGCGGGAATGGATGGGCATGGTGTTTCAGTCCTTTCATTTAGTACCGGGATTGACCGCTTCGGAAAATGTGGGGCTGCCCCTTCAGTTCAACGGACAATCCTCGACATTCATTCGTCAACGAGTAAAGGAAGTCTTGGAGATGGTGGGTCTTGGGCATCGGCAGAACCATCGACCAAGCGAATTATCAGGTGGAGAACAGCAACGGGTGGCCATTGCCCGAGCCGTGGTGCATCGGCCTCGGGTGCTTTTGGCCGACGAGCCAACGGGCAATCTCGACTCTCACCAGGGAGCGGAAATCGTGGAATTGCTGCATCGCATTGCCAAAGCTGCCGGACAGACGGTCATTCTCGTGACGCATTCGGAAGCCGCCGCACGGGTCGGAGATACCCTGTATGCGTTACAAGATGGGCAACTCAAACCTAAAAGTTTACCGCAACTCGCCACCATTGGTGGATCAAGGATGGAGTCCTCATGA